A window from Pseudomonadota bacterium encodes these proteins:
- the dgoD gene encoding galactonate dehydratase: MKITAVKPFVLDAGIFVKVETDSGIYGMGEGGLKRRGRAVAEVVDSMAPDLVGEDPFRTEHLWQVMFRGGFFPGGGVQTSAVSAVDIALWDIKGKALGVPVYELLGGKVRDRVVCYPHNGDPHRIDDLLASCRKTRDAGWKFVRWSLVDPVGKELLEPSRAVRYGIEQVRAVREELGEEIEILVDVHTRLDPAASIQFCRGVEQYHPFFVEDPIRSESAESLRLVRQQTAVPIAVGEQWAGKWAFRQVIEEELMDYCRVDLCIAGGLTEARKIAGWCEAHYIALAPHNPLGPVSTAACLHLDLAVSNFAVQELARVPGTVLPELFPVQVPFDAGDLLPPESPGLGIEFHTDALAAYPPFPEGRTPQLRRRDGSFTNW, from the coding sequence ATGAAAATAACTGCCGTTAAGCCCTTTGTGCTCGACGCCGGTATCTTCGTCAAAGTAGAGACCGACTCGGGCATCTACGGTATGGGCGAAGGGGGCCTGAAGAGGCGGGGAAGGGCCGTCGCCGAGGTCGTCGACTCCATGGCGCCCGACCTGGTCGGCGAAGACCCTTTCCGCACCGAGCACCTGTGGCAGGTGATGTTTCGCGGCGGCTTTTTCCCGGGCGGCGGCGTGCAGACCAGTGCGGTGAGTGCCGTGGACATCGCCCTGTGGGATATCAAGGGGAAGGCACTCGGCGTGCCCGTGTACGAGCTACTGGGCGGCAAGGTGCGCGACCGAGTGGTCTGCTACCCGCACAACGGCGACCCGCACAGGATCGACGACCTGCTGGCCAGCTGCAGAAAGACCCGGGACGCCGGATGGAAGTTCGTGCGCTGGAGTCTGGTAGACCCCGTGGGAAAGGAGCTGCTGGAGCCGAGCCGGGCGGTGCGTTACGGCATCGAGCAGGTGCGGGCGGTGCGCGAGGAACTGGGCGAGGAGATCGAGATTCTGGTGGACGTGCACACGCGATTGGATCCGGCCGCCAGCATCCAGTTTTGCCGGGGGGTAGAGCAGTACCACCCCTTCTTTGTCGAAGACCCCATCCGCAGCGAGAGCGCCGAGAGTCTGCGCCTGGTGCGGCAGCAGACGGCGGTGCCCATCGCCGTGGGAGAGCAGTGGGCGGGCAAATGGGCCTTCAGGCAGGTCATCGAAGAGGAGCTGATGGACTACTGCCGCGTCGACTTGTGCATCGCCGGCGGCCTGACCGAAGCGCGCAAGATCGCCGGCTGGTGCGAGGCGCACTACATCGCCCTGGCGCCGCACAATCCCCTGGGCCCGGTGTCGACGGCCGCCTGTCTGCATCTCGATCTGGCGGTCAGTAATTTTGCGGTTCAGGAATTGGCCCGAGTCCCGGGCACGGTGCTGCCCGAACTTTTCCCCGTGCAAGTGCCGTTCGATGCCGGTGACCTGCTGCCGCCGGAGAGTCCGGGATTGGGAATCGAATTCCACACCGACGCCCTGGCAGCCTACCCGCCGTTTCCAGAGGGCCGCACGCCTCAACTGCGGCGACGCGACGGTTCGTTCACCAATTGGTAG
- a CDS encoding PAS domain S-box protein, which yields MSAELRTDQFELRRRLVQMEMLYEVGLALSESLDPTYVADELLQRALTMVDARSGLLMVRAEEGGAIEIIGKAGVECDEGEILQLPEIEEVWRHKAAVQNDRETSSCRYLCILPLECQGEVRGLLIVADKESRDSGIGPFDESDESMLRSFSLQAGAALHNARLHRNLEETHRQLVAAQAKIVQLETEVAERKQAEAALRESEERLQLALGASRAGTFDFDVATQYCTWDDRSLEIYGLSEADRCGDAEFFYSLVHPEDRPRLRAVHEQALASESRYSVDYRIRRPDGDERYVQANGVILRNDQGEAVRAIGVEFDITERKRAEEVLRESEARNRAFLSAIPDMIFTFREDGTYLDFMPAPGVEPYVKPEEFLGKTVHAVLPADKAERTMQDIRRALKTGAVQRHEYTLASGDEQRDFEYRMVPSGDGEVMAIVRDITERKKIEQEREKMLAELEDKNAELERFTYTVSHDLKSPLVTIKGFLGMLRVDARSGNPERMEKDIQYIETATDKMSRLLGELLELSRIGRLMNPPEAVSLTNLADEAVEMVAGQIVARGVNVEVEPEMPVVHGDRVRLVEIFQNLIDNAVKFIGDQPRPRVEIGATKQHGEILCSVRDNGIGIDSRYHEKVFGLFERLGIEAEGTGIGLALVKRIVEVHGGRVWVESQGEGHGSTFWFTLPEHGVSMAPAK from the coding sequence ATGAGTGCCGAATTGCGGACAGACCAGTTTGAGCTGAGGCGCAGGCTGGTGCAGATGGAGATGCTGTACGAGGTCGGCCTGGCGCTGAGCGAGTCTCTGGACCCTACATACGTGGCGGACGAGCTGCTGCAGCGGGCGCTGACGATGGTAGACGCGCGGTCGGGTCTGCTCATGGTGAGAGCTGAGGAAGGGGGAGCTATCGAGATCATCGGCAAGGCCGGGGTCGAGTGCGACGAAGGGGAGATCCTCCAGCTACCCGAAATAGAGGAGGTCTGGCGCCACAAGGCCGCTGTCCAAAACGACCGCGAGACCTCGAGCTGCCGCTACCTCTGCATTCTGCCGCTGGAGTGCCAAGGAGAGGTGAGGGGACTCCTGATCGTGGCAGACAAGGAGAGTCGCGACAGCGGCATCGGACCCTTCGACGAAAGTGACGAGTCGATGTTGCGGTCTTTCAGTCTCCAGGCCGGCGCTGCCCTGCACAACGCGCGTCTGCACCGCAACCTGGAGGAGACCCATCGTCAGCTCGTGGCTGCCCAGGCCAAGATCGTGCAGCTCGAGACCGAGGTTGCCGAGCGCAAGCAGGCCGAGGCGGCGCTCCGGGAGAGCGAAGAGCGGCTTCAACTGGCGCTGGGGGCATCCCGAGCCGGCACGTTCGATTTCGATGTCGCCACGCAATATTGCACCTGGGACGATCGCTCTCTTGAGATCTACGGCCTCTCGGAAGCGGATCGCTGCGGAGACGCCGAGTTTTTCTATTCCCTCGTTCACCCGGAAGACAGGCCGCGCCTCCGAGCGGTACACGAGCAGGCGCTTGCCTCTGAAAGTCGCTACAGTGTAGACTACCGCATCAGAAGGCCCGACGGCGACGAGCGCTACGTGCAGGCCAACGGCGTGATCCTACGCAACGACCAGGGCGAGGCCGTGCGGGCGATCGGCGTGGAATTCGACATCACCGAGCGCAAGCGCGCCGAGGAGGTGCTGCGCGAGAGTGAAGCCCGGAATCGCGCGTTCCTCTCGGCGATTCCCGATATGATTTTTACCTTCCGCGAAGACGGTACCTATCTGGATTTTATGCCGGCGCCAGGGGTCGAGCCCTACGTGAAGCCCGAGGAATTCCTGGGCAAGACCGTCCACGCGGTCTTGCCAGCCGACAAAGCGGAACGGACGATGCAAGACATCCGCCGGGCGCTCAAGACCGGTGCGGTTCAAAGACACGAATACACCCTGGCTTCTGGCGACGAGCAACGCGACTTCGAGTACCGCATGGTGCCCAGTGGAGACGGTGAGGTGATGGCTATTGTGCGCGACATCACCGAGCGCAAGAAGATCGAACAAGAACGGGAAAAGATGCTGGCTGAATTAGAAGATAAAAACGCTGAACTGGAGCGCTTTACCTACACGGTCTCGCACGACCTGAAAAGCCCCCTGGTCACGATCAAAGGGTTTCTAGGGATGCTCCGTGTAGATGCGCGGTCGGGAAATCCAGAACGCATGGAAAAAGATATCCAGTACATCGAAACGGCAACGGACAAAATGAGTCGTCTGCTGGGCGAACTTTTGGAACTCTCTCGCATCGGACGCCTGATGAACCCGCCCGAGGCCGTCTCGCTGACCAACTTAGCCGACGAAGCCGTAGAAATGGTAGCTGGACAGATTGTTGCGCGTGGTGTTAACGTTGAGGTGGAGCCCGAGATGCCGGTGGTTCATGGAGATCGGGTGCGCCTGGTGGAAATCTTTCAAAACCTGATCGACAATGCGGTGAAGTTCATCGGGGATCAGCCGAGGCCGCGGGTGGAGATCGGGGCTACGAAGCAGCACGGGGAGATCCTGTGTTCGGTACGGGACAACGGCATCGGCATCGATTCTCGCTATCACGAGAAGGTCTTCGGGTTGTTCGAGCGCTTGGGTATCGAGGCCGAAGGTACGGGCATTGGTCTAGCGTTGGTCAAGCGCATCGTGGAAGTGCACGGGGGCCGGGTCTGGGTGGAGTCGCAGGGCGAAGGACACGGCAGCACATTCTGGTTTACGCTGCCCGAGCACGGGGTCTCGATGGCTCCGGCTAAGTAG